A genomic segment from Streptomyces sp. NBC_00459 encodes:
- a CDS encoding alpha/beta fold hydrolase, giving the protein MAENRTVTERPGAENHRVEHRTVAVNGIRLHIAEAGEGPLVVLLHGFPESWHSWRHQFGPLAAAGFRVVAPDQRGYGDSERPEDVSSYSILHLVGDVIGLIRALGEETAYVVGHDWGAPVAWHTALLRPDVVRGVAGLSVPPPFRGDHRPLGVMEAMFGGRFYWNYINRPGVADAELARDPRTTLRRTLYGFSGDNPESGTGKQPLIEPGQGWLDTMPDPEELPAWLTEADLDSLTGSFAGSFTGALNWYRNIDRNWELTTAWHGAVVSPPALYVYGDRDLVPAFPGTPELIEQLPELMPNLRRDPVVLKGCGHWTQQERPDEVNAALIPFLTELRDANS; this is encoded by the coding sequence ATGGCTGAGAACCGCACAGTGACAGAGCGTCCCGGGGCCGAGAACCACAGGGTCGAGCATCGCACGGTGGCCGTGAACGGCATTCGGCTGCACATCGCGGAGGCGGGCGAGGGGCCGCTCGTCGTGCTGCTGCACGGCTTCCCCGAGTCCTGGCACTCCTGGCGCCACCAGTTCGGGCCGCTGGCCGCCGCCGGTTTCCGGGTCGTCGCCCCCGACCAGCGCGGATACGGCGATAGCGAGCGCCCCGAGGACGTGTCCTCGTACAGCATCCTGCACCTGGTCGGCGACGTGATCGGGCTGATCCGGGCGCTCGGCGAGGAGACGGCGTACGTCGTCGGGCACGACTGGGGCGCGCCGGTCGCCTGGCACACCGCCCTGCTGCGTCCGGACGTCGTGCGCGGGGTGGCGGGACTGAGCGTGCCGCCGCCGTTCCGGGGCGACCACCGCCCCCTGGGCGTGATGGAGGCGATGTTCGGCGGCCGTTTCTACTGGAACTACATCAACCGCCCCGGAGTCGCCGACGCCGAACTGGCCCGGGACCCGCGCACCACCCTGCGCCGGACCCTGTACGGCTTCTCCGGCGACAACCCCGAGTCGGGCACCGGCAAACAGCCGCTGATCGAGCCCGGCCAGGGCTGGCTGGACACGATGCCCGACCCGGAGGAACTCCCGGCCTGGCTCACGGAGGCGGACCTCGACTCCCTCACCGGCAGCTTCGCGGGCAGCTTCACCGGCGCCCTCAACTGGTACCGCAACATCGACCGCAACTGGGAACTGACGACGGCCTGGCACGGAGCCGTGGTCAGCCCGCCCGCGCTGTATGTGTACGGCGACAGGGATCTGGTGCCGGCGTTTCCCGGTACGCCCGAACTCATCGAGCAGCTCCCGGAGTTGATGCCCAACCTGCGGCGCGATCCGGTGGTGCTGAAAGGCTGCGGCCACTGGACGCAGCAGGAGCGGCCGGACGAGGTCAACGCGGCGCTGATCCCGTTCCTCACGGAGCTGCGGGACGCCAACAGCTGA
- a CDS encoding enoyl-CoA hydratase/isomerase family protein: MTTLGVSADKETGVAVVTLDRPRKLNAIDLATAAELAATWQELRFDDTVRAVVLTGAGPRAFCTGLDRDATVPQPNSPYMVDDPLERIGPKANGLWKPVIAAVNGMACGGAFYLLAESEFIVADPGATFFDPHTTYGMVSAYESMGMAQRMPYGEIARMALMGTAERVSAARAYEIGLVSEVTAPGGSLEASVERARVIASYPPEGVQGTVRAVWAAKEAARAHALAFAPHLVRLGNLPGDRQAELFSARTPDFRLR, from the coding sequence GTGACCACCCTGGGCGTTTCGGCCGACAAGGAGACCGGGGTCGCCGTCGTCACCCTCGACCGGCCGCGGAAACTCAACGCCATCGACCTCGCCACCGCCGCCGAACTGGCCGCCACCTGGCAGGAGTTGCGCTTCGACGACACGGTACGGGCGGTGGTCCTCACCGGAGCCGGTCCGCGCGCCTTCTGCACGGGCCTCGACCGCGACGCGACCGTACCCCAGCCCAACTCGCCCTATATGGTGGACGATCCGCTCGAAAGGATCGGCCCGAAGGCGAACGGCCTCTGGAAGCCGGTGATCGCCGCTGTGAACGGCATGGCATGCGGCGGCGCCTTCTATCTCCTCGCGGAGTCGGAGTTCATCGTCGCCGACCCCGGCGCCACCTTCTTCGACCCGCACACCACGTACGGCATGGTCAGCGCGTACGAGTCGATGGGCATGGCGCAGCGGATGCCGTACGGGGAGATCGCGCGGATGGCGCTGATGGGCACGGCGGAGCGGGTGTCGGCGGCGCGGGCGTACGAGATCGGGCTGGTGAGTGAAGTCACCGCGCCCGGTGGGTCGTTGGAGGCCTCCGTCGAGCGCGCCCGGGTCATCGCGTCGTATCCGCCGGAGGGGGTGCAGGGCACGGTACGGGCGGTGTGGGCGGCGAAGGAGGCGGCCCGCGCGCACGCCCTCGCGTTCGCCCCGCACCTGGTCCGTCTCGGCAATCTTCCGGGCGACCGGCAGGCGGAACTGTTCTCGGCAAGGACCCCGGATTTCCGGTTGCGATAG
- a CDS encoding Zn-ribbon domain-containing OB-fold protein, with protein MLTPVVDEDGAPFWGYAAQGELRVQTCADCAEPRFPPRPCCPHCQSFASEWRAVSGRGRVWSYVVPHPPLLPDYAELAPYNVIVVELADAPRIRLVGNLVTGPDAPINSLPPERIRIGARVQVVFSSAGLPQWILERP; from the coding sequence ATGCTGACACCTGTCGTCGACGAGGACGGCGCCCCCTTCTGGGGGTACGCGGCCCAGGGCGAACTCCGCGTCCAGACCTGCGCCGACTGCGCCGAGCCCCGCTTCCCACCCCGCCCCTGCTGCCCCCACTGCCAGTCCTTCGCGAGCGAGTGGCGCGCGGTCAGCGGACGCGGCCGTGTCTGGTCGTACGTCGTTCCGCATCCGCCGCTCCTCCCGGACTACGCCGAGCTGGCCCCGTACAACGTGATCGTCGTCGAGCTGGCGGACGCACCGCGCATCCGGCTGGTCGGCAATCTGGTCACCGGTCCCGACGCGCCCATCAACTCCCTTCCCCCCGAACGGATTCGCATCGGCGCACGGGTCCAGGTCGTCTTCTCCTCGGCCGGGCTTCCGCAGTGGATCCTGGAGCGACCGTGA
- a CDS encoding lipid-transfer protein, translated as MAVAPDTAGIRGVTGIKDATAIAGIGQTPFARQLPENERTLACRAILAALDDAGIAPAEVDALASYTMEETDEVEVAKALGLGDLTFFSKVGYGGGGSCATVAHLAAAIATGQATVGVAWRSRKRGSGPRPWKNTSVQLPTPAQWTRPFGLLRPSDEIAMLTRRHMHEYGTTRDHLFNVALACRNRANQNPAAIMYDRPLTREMYMTSRWISEPLCLFDNCLETDGALACVVVSAERARDCRRTPVYIHSAAQGLPAQHHGMVNYWNDDPLTGPAWTAARHLWKHADFTPDDVQVAQLYDAFTALIPLSLEGYGFCGRGEGGAFTEGGALESGGRLPINTGGGGLSEAYVHGFNLITEGVRQLRGTSTAQVPGAATCLVTAGEGVPTSALLLRS; from the coding sequence ATGGCAGTCGCACCAGATACGGCCGGTATCAGAGGCGTCACCGGCATCAAGGACGCCACCGCCATCGCCGGGATCGGACAGACCCCCTTCGCCCGGCAACTACCCGAGAACGAACGGACATTGGCGTGCCGGGCGATCCTCGCCGCGCTCGACGACGCGGGCATCGCGCCCGCCGAGGTCGACGCCCTCGCCTCCTACACCATGGAGGAGACCGACGAGGTCGAGGTCGCGAAGGCGCTCGGACTCGGCGACCTCACCTTCTTCTCCAAGGTCGGCTACGGCGGCGGCGGTTCCTGCGCCACCGTCGCCCATCTCGCCGCCGCGATAGCCACCGGACAGGCCACGGTCGGCGTCGCCTGGCGGTCACGGAAGAGGGGTTCCGGGCCTCGTCCCTGGAAGAACACGAGCGTCCAACTCCCCACCCCGGCCCAGTGGACGCGCCCCTTCGGGCTGCTCCGGCCCTCCGACGAGATCGCGATGCTCACGCGCCGCCACATGCACGAGTACGGCACGACCCGCGACCACCTCTTCAACGTCGCCCTCGCCTGCCGCAACCGCGCCAACCAGAACCCGGCCGCGATCATGTACGACCGTCCGCTCACCCGCGAGATGTACATGACCTCCCGCTGGATCAGCGAACCCCTGTGCCTCTTCGACAACTGCCTGGAGACGGACGGGGCGTTGGCCTGCGTGGTCGTGTCCGCCGAACGGGCTCGCGACTGCCGCCGCACCCCCGTCTACATCCACTCCGCCGCCCAGGGCCTGCCCGCCCAGCACCACGGGATGGTCAACTACTGGAACGACGACCCGCTGACCGGCCCGGCCTGGACAGCCGCCCGACACCTCTGGAAGCACGCCGACTTCACCCCGGACGACGTGCAAGTCGCCCAGCTCTACGACGCGTTCACCGCCCTCATCCCCCTCTCCCTGGAGGGCTACGGCTTCTGCGGACGCGGCGAGGGCGGCGCCTTCACCGAGGGCGGCGCCCTGGAGAGCGGCGGCCGGCTGCCGATCAACACCGGCGGGGGCGGCCTCAGCGAGGCGTACGTCCACGGCTTCAACCTCATCACCGAGGGCGTACGGCAACTGCGCGGCACCAGCACCGCCCAGGTCCCCGGGGCCGCCACCTGCCTGGTCACCGCAGGTGAGGGCGTCCCCACCTCCGCCCTGTTGCTGAGAAGTTGA